The Benincasa hispida cultivar B227 chromosome 11, ASM972705v1, whole genome shotgun sequence genome has a segment encoding these proteins:
- the LOC120090060 gene encoding DNA-directed RNA polymerases I and III subunit RPAC1 isoform X1 translates to MSGKDKSLHNMSDSESEQEGVAKEGIEWIMNLPDVPMKLPPHLELQRTRVECKADAPIHTDTIQYSGAFASMGVDNSLRLDYFRNNFKIEVIDLKEDDIEFDMIGIDPALANAFRRILIAEVPTMAIEKVLVANNTSIVQDEVLAHRLGLVPIHVDPRLFEYSDKDTPNEKNTIVFRLHACCERGKQRLTVTSKALTWLPNGSEFPLVSDKSVSNSKPKTYTSFSCSQDTLPEFSNNPIGPKDSDIILARLGPGQEIELEAHAVKGMGKTHAKWSPVATAWYRMLPEVVLLEEIKDELAEELKKKCPVNVFDIEDIAGKKRATVARPRACTLCRECIRGDVWEKRVALRRVKDHFIFKIESTGALPPEVLFTEAVKILEDKCERLIAELS, encoded by the exons ATGTCCGGTAAAGATAAGAGTTTGCATAATATGTCGGATTCGGAATCTGAACAAGAAGGTGTTGCCAAAGAAGGCATTGAATGGATTATGAACCTTCCAGACGTACCCATGAAGCTCCCACCACATTTGGAATTGCAGAGAACTCGAGTCGAATGCAAAGCCGATGCTCCCATTCAT ACAGATACCATACAGTATTCTGGAGCATTTGCTTCGATGGGTGTTGATAATAGTTTGCGTCTGGATTATTTTCGCAACAACTTTAAAATTGAAGTTATTGATCTCAAAGAGGATGACATTGAGTTTGACATGATTGGCATTGATCCAGCACTTGCTAATGCATTTCGAAGAATCCTGATAGCCGAG GTTCCCACTATGGCTATTGAAAAAGTTCTTGTCGCCAACAATACATCAATAGTCCAAGATGAAGTGCTTGCCCATAGGTTAGGTCTCGTTCCAATTCATGTTGATCCAAGGCTTTTCGAGTACTCAG ATAAAGACACACCAAATGAGAAGAATACCATTGTTTTTAGACTGCATGCTTGCTGTGAACGTGGAAAACAGCGTCTTACAG TGACATCAAAAGCATTGACGTGGTTGCCAAATGGTAGTGAATTTCCTTTGGTGTCAGACAAATCAGTTTCAAActcaaaacccaaaacctatACTTCTTTTAGTTGCAGCCAAGACACACTGCCAGAATTTTCCAACAATCCAATTGGTCCAAAGGACAGTGATATTATACTTGCCAGACTTGGCCCGGGTCAG gaaattgaacttgAAGCTCATGCTGTTAAAGGTATGGGTAAAACACACGCTAAGTGGTCCCCAGTGGCTACTGCTTGGTACAGGATGCTTCCTGAG GTTGTACTCCTGGAGGAGATAAAAGATGAGCTAGCTGAAGAATTAAAAAAGAAGTGTCCCGTTAATGTATTTGACATTGAAGACATAGCTG gtaagAAAAGGGCGACTGTAGCACGCCCACGAGCTTGCACATTGTGTAGAGAATGCATAAGAGGAGATGTCTGGGAGAAACGTGTCGCATTGCGTCGTGTGAAAGATCATTTCATTT TTAAGATTGAATCAACAGGAGCTTTACCTCCCGAGGTGCTATTCACTGAAGCTGTAAAGATTTTGGAAGATAAGTGTGAACGTTTAATTGCGGAGCTGTCTTGA
- the LOC120090060 gene encoding DNA-directed RNA polymerases I and III subunit RPAC1 isoform X2: MDYEPSRRTHEAPTTFGIAENSSRMQSRCSHSYTIQYSGAFASMGVDNSLRLDYFRNNFKIEVIDLKEDDIEFDMIGIDPALANAFRRILIAEVPTMAIEKVLVANNTSIVQDEVLAHRLGLVPIHVDPRLFEYSDKDTPNEKNTIVFRLHACCERGKQRLTVTSKALTWLPNGSEFPLVSDKSVSNSKPKTYTSFSCSQDTLPEFSNNPIGPKDSDIILARLGPGQEIELEAHAVKGMGKTHAKWSPVATAWYRMLPEVVLLEEIKDELAEELKKKCPVNVFDIEDIAGKKRATVARPRACTLCRECIRGDVWEKRVALRRVKDHFIFKIESTGALPPEVLFTEAVKILEDKCERLIAELS; the protein is encoded by the exons ATGGATTATGAACCTTCCAGACGTACCCATGAAGCTCCCACCACATTTGGAATTGCAGAGAACTCGAGTCGAATGCAAAGCCGATGCTCCCATTCAT ATACCATACAGTATTCTGGAGCATTTGCTTCGATGGGTGTTGATAATAGTTTGCGTCTGGATTATTTTCGCAACAACTTTAAAATTGAAGTTATTGATCTCAAAGAGGATGACATTGAGTTTGACATGATTGGCATTGATCCAGCACTTGCTAATGCATTTCGAAGAATCCTGATAGCCGAG GTTCCCACTATGGCTATTGAAAAAGTTCTTGTCGCCAACAATACATCAATAGTCCAAGATGAAGTGCTTGCCCATAGGTTAGGTCTCGTTCCAATTCATGTTGATCCAAGGCTTTTCGAGTACTCAG ATAAAGACACACCAAATGAGAAGAATACCATTGTTTTTAGACTGCATGCTTGCTGTGAACGTGGAAAACAGCGTCTTACAG TGACATCAAAAGCATTGACGTGGTTGCCAAATGGTAGTGAATTTCCTTTGGTGTCAGACAAATCAGTTTCAAActcaaaacccaaaacctatACTTCTTTTAGTTGCAGCCAAGACACACTGCCAGAATTTTCCAACAATCCAATTGGTCCAAAGGACAGTGATATTATACTTGCCAGACTTGGCCCGGGTCAG gaaattgaacttgAAGCTCATGCTGTTAAAGGTATGGGTAAAACACACGCTAAGTGGTCCCCAGTGGCTACTGCTTGGTACAGGATGCTTCCTGAG GTTGTACTCCTGGAGGAGATAAAAGATGAGCTAGCTGAAGAATTAAAAAAGAAGTGTCCCGTTAATGTATTTGACATTGAAGACATAGCTG gtaagAAAAGGGCGACTGTAGCACGCCCACGAGCTTGCACATTGTGTAGAGAATGCATAAGAGGAGATGTCTGGGAGAAACGTGTCGCATTGCGTCGTGTGAAAGATCATTTCATTT TTAAGATTGAATCAACAGGAGCTTTACCTCCCGAGGTGCTATTCACTGAAGCTGTAAAGATTTTGGAAGATAAGTGTGAACGTTTAATTGCGGAGCTGTCTTGA